From Coffea arabica cultivar ET-39 chromosome 2e, Coffea Arabica ET-39 HiFi, whole genome shotgun sequence, the proteins below share one genomic window:
- the LOC113732329 gene encoding phenylacetaldehyde reductase isoform X3, whose product MALDGAKERLHLFQADLLENGSFSALVDGCEGVFHTASPVLLSVSNPEAELLDPAVKGTLNVLRSCARVSCIKRVVLTSSMAAVANNPELKDGVVVDESWFSDPSYCEEHKMWYVLSKILAENAAWQFTKEHGIDMIVINPGMVIGPILQPFASQSVGIILNLVNGADSIKGAPFGWVDVRDVAYAHIIAFEIPSARGRYCIIERSAHISQLIKLLRELYPTFHLPDMCSTSGNSLHPDYGVSNKKVKSLGMELIPLDVSLKDTIESFKEKNLVSP is encoded by the exons ATGGCACTTGATGGAGCCAAGGAAAGACTTCACTTGTTTCAGGCAGACTTACTAGAAAATGGATCCTTCAGTGCTCTAGTTGATGGCTGTGAAGGCGTATTTCACACAGCATCTCCTGTTCTGCTTTCTGTCAGCAACCCTGAG GCAGAGCTATTGGACCCTGCAGTAAAGGGAACACTAAATGTGCTGCGCTCTTGTGCAAGAGTTTCATGTATCAAAAGAGTAGTATTAACATCTTCTATGGCTGCCGTTGCAAACAACCCAGAATTAAAGGATGGTGTGGTAGTTGATGAGAGTTGGTTTTCAGACCCGTCATACTGTGAAGAGCACAAG ATGTGGTATgtactttcaaaaattttggcagaGAATGCTGCATGGCAATTCACAAAAGAGCATGGAATTGACATGATTGTGATTAATCCAGGAATGGTTATTGGTCCTATCCTGCAGCCTTTTGCCAGTCAAAGTGTAGGAATAATCCTGAACCTAGTAAATG GAGCTGATTCGATCAAGGGTGCACCTTTTGGATGGGTTGATGTTAGAGATGTAGCCTATGCACACATTATAGCCTTTGAAATACCTTCTGCCAGAGGAAGATATTGTATAATTGAGAGATCTGCTCACATCTCTCAGCTCATCAAACTTCTGCGAGAACTTTACCCTACTTTCCACTTACCAGATAT GTGTTCTACCAGTGGCAATTCCCTACACCCAGACTATGGAGTATCAAACAAGAAAGTTAAAAGCTTGGGAATGGAATTGATTCCATTGGATGTCAGCCTAAAGGATACCATTGAAAGCTTCAAGGAGAAGAATTTAGTTAGTCCTTAA
- the LOC113732329 gene encoding phenylacetaldehyde reductase isoform X1 yields MSGAGKVVCVTGASGYIASWLVKLLLDRGYTVKASVRDLNDPNKTEFLMALDGAKERLHLFQADLLENGSFSALVDGCEGVFHTASPVLLSVSNPEAELLDPAVKGTLNVLRSCARVSCIKRVVLTSSMAAVANNPELKDGVVVDESWFSDPSYCEEHKMWYVLSKILAENAAWQFTKEHGIDMIVINPGMVIGPILQPFASQSVGIILNLVNGADSIKGAPFGWVDVRDVAYAHIIAFEIPSARGRYCIIERSAHISQLIKLLRELYPTFHLPDMCSTSGNSLHPDYGVSNKKVKSLGMELIPLDVSLKDTIESFKEKNLVSP; encoded by the exons ATGAGTGGAGCTGGGAAAGTGGTGTGTGTGACCGGAGCTTCGGGTTACATAGCTTCATGGCTGGTGAAGCTGCTTCTAGACCGCGGTTATACTGTCAAAGCTTCTGTTCGTGATCTTA ATGATCCAAATAAGACAGAATTCTTGATGGCACTTGATGGAGCCAAGGAAAGACTTCACTTGTTTCAGGCAGACTTACTAGAAAATGGATCCTTCAGTGCTCTAGTTGATGGCTGTGAAGGCGTATTTCACACAGCATCTCCTGTTCTGCTTTCTGTCAGCAACCCTGAG GCAGAGCTATTGGACCCTGCAGTAAAGGGAACACTAAATGTGCTGCGCTCTTGTGCAAGAGTTTCATGTATCAAAAGAGTAGTATTAACATCTTCTATGGCTGCCGTTGCAAACAACCCAGAATTAAAGGATGGTGTGGTAGTTGATGAGAGTTGGTTTTCAGACCCGTCATACTGTGAAGAGCACAAG ATGTGGTATgtactttcaaaaattttggcagaGAATGCTGCATGGCAATTCACAAAAGAGCATGGAATTGACATGATTGTGATTAATCCAGGAATGGTTATTGGTCCTATCCTGCAGCCTTTTGCCAGTCAAAGTGTAGGAATAATCCTGAACCTAGTAAATG GAGCTGATTCGATCAAGGGTGCACCTTTTGGATGGGTTGATGTTAGAGATGTAGCCTATGCACACATTATAGCCTTTGAAATACCTTCTGCCAGAGGAAGATATTGTATAATTGAGAGATCTGCTCACATCTCTCAGCTCATCAAACTTCTGCGAGAACTTTACCCTACTTTCCACTTACCAGATAT GTGTTCTACCAGTGGCAATTCCCTACACCCAGACTATGGAGTATCAAACAAGAAAGTTAAAAGCTTGGGAATGGAATTGATTCCATTGGATGTCAGCCTAAAGGATACCATTGAAAGCTTCAAGGAGAAGAATTTAGTTAGTCCTTAA
- the LOC113732329 gene encoding phenylacetaldehyde reductase isoform X2 produces MILACIHATDDPNKTEFLMALDGAKERLHLFQADLLENGSFSALVDGCEGVFHTASPVLLSVSNPEAELLDPAVKGTLNVLRSCARVSCIKRVVLTSSMAAVANNPELKDGVVVDESWFSDPSYCEEHKMWYVLSKILAENAAWQFTKEHGIDMIVINPGMVIGPILQPFASQSVGIILNLVNGADSIKGAPFGWVDVRDVAYAHIIAFEIPSARGRYCIIERSAHISQLIKLLRELYPTFHLPDMCSTSGNSLHPDYGVSNKKVKSLGMELIPLDVSLKDTIESFKEKNLVSP; encoded by the exons ATGATACTGGCTTGTATTCATGCCACAGATGATCCAAATAAGACAGAATTCTTGATGGCACTTGATGGAGCCAAGGAAAGACTTCACTTGTTTCAGGCAGACTTACTAGAAAATGGATCCTTCAGTGCTCTAGTTGATGGCTGTGAAGGCGTATTTCACACAGCATCTCCTGTTCTGCTTTCTGTCAGCAACCCTGAG GCAGAGCTATTGGACCCTGCAGTAAAGGGAACACTAAATGTGCTGCGCTCTTGTGCAAGAGTTTCATGTATCAAAAGAGTAGTATTAACATCTTCTATGGCTGCCGTTGCAAACAACCCAGAATTAAAGGATGGTGTGGTAGTTGATGAGAGTTGGTTTTCAGACCCGTCATACTGTGAAGAGCACAAG ATGTGGTATgtactttcaaaaattttggcagaGAATGCTGCATGGCAATTCACAAAAGAGCATGGAATTGACATGATTGTGATTAATCCAGGAATGGTTATTGGTCCTATCCTGCAGCCTTTTGCCAGTCAAAGTGTAGGAATAATCCTGAACCTAGTAAATG GAGCTGATTCGATCAAGGGTGCACCTTTTGGATGGGTTGATGTTAGAGATGTAGCCTATGCACACATTATAGCCTTTGAAATACCTTCTGCCAGAGGAAGATATTGTATAATTGAGAGATCTGCTCACATCTCTCAGCTCATCAAACTTCTGCGAGAACTTTACCCTACTTTCCACTTACCAGATAT GTGTTCTACCAGTGGCAATTCCCTACACCCAGACTATGGAGTATCAAACAAGAAAGTTAAAAGCTTGGGAATGGAATTGATTCCATTGGATGTCAGCCTAAAGGATACCATTGAAAGCTTCAAGGAGAAGAATTTAGTTAGTCCTTAA